One window of Fusobacterium sp. SYSU M8D902 genomic DNA carries:
- the rsmH gene encoding 16S rRNA (cytosine(1402)-N(4))-methyltransferase RsmH produces the protein MEDIVSEYHIPVLYRECIDNLVVDKNGVYLDCTLGGGGHSEGILKELSENGHLISIDQDQQAIDFAKKRLEKYGKKWEVFKNNFENLDMVLYMAGYDKVDGILMDIGVSSTQLDDPERGFSYRYDTKLDMRMNRSNPLSAYEVVNEYPEEKLSKIIFEYGEERNARKIAKFICEARAEKNIETTGELVAIIKRAYPERAQKHPAKKTFQAIRIEVNRELEVLEKAIDKAVDSLKVGGRLGIITFHSLEDRLVKTKFKDLATACKCPPGLPICVCGGKAKVKLITKKPIVPEGEEVEFNNRAHSSKLRVVERIG, from the coding sequence ATGGAAGATATAGTGAGTGAATACCATATACCAGTGTTATACAGAGAGTGTATAGATAACTTGGTAGTAGATAAGAATGGAGTATATTTAGATTGTACTTTAGGTGGAGGTGGTCATTCAGAGGGGATCTTAAAAGAACTATCTGAAAATGGGCATCTTATATCAATAGATCAAGATCAACAAGCAATAGATTTTGCTAAGAAGAGATTGGAAAAATATGGAAAAAAATGGGAAGTATTTAAGAATAATTTTGAAAATTTAGATATGGTACTATACATGGCTGGATATGATAAAGTTGATGGAATTTTAATGGATATTGGAGTTTCTTCAACACAGTTAGATGATCCAGAGAGGGGATTTTCTTATAGATATGATACAAAGTTAGATATGAGAATGAATAGAAGTAACCCATTATCAGCTTATGAAGTTGTAAATGAGTACCCAGAGGAAAAATTATCTAAGATAATATTTGAGTATGGGGAAGAGAGAAATGCTAGAAAGATAGCTAAGTTTATATGTGAAGCTAGAGCTGAGAAAAACATAGAGACAACAGGAGAACTCGTAGCTATAATAAAGAGAGCTTATCCAGAGAGAGCTCAAAAACACCCAGCTAAGAAGACTTTCCAAGCTATTAGAATAGAGGTTAATAGAGAGTTAGAGGTTTTAGAAAAAGCTATAGATAAGGCTGTGGACTCTCTAAAAGTGGGAGGAAGATTGGGAATTATAACTTTCCACTCATTAGAAGACAGATTGGTAAAAACAAAATTTAAAGATTTGGCTACTGCTTGTAAGTGTCCTCCAGGATTGCCAATATGTGTGTGTGGTGGAAAGGCAAAGGTAAAACTAATAACTAAAAAACCAATAGTTCCAGAAGGAGAAGAGGTAGAGTTTAATAACAGAGCACACTCATCAAAATTGAGAGTAGTTGAAAGGATAGGTTAA
- a CDS encoding YggT family protein, with translation MILIVRIVDLLVSVINTLILIRVVLSWLSPMSRNGFTELIYNTTEPILRPFRMLIPIGNMRMDISPIIAYFFFIILRRLIFMLIF, from the coding sequence ATGATTTTAATTGTAAGGATAGTAGATCTATTAGTTAGTGTAATAAACACTCTTATTTTAATAAGAGTTGTTCTTTCATGGTTATCACCAATGTCAAGAAATGGATTTACAGAGTTAATATATAATACAACGGAGCCAATATTAAGACCATTTAGAATGCTTATACCTATAGGAAATATGAGAATGGATATTTCGCCTATTATAGCATATTTCTTTTTTATAATTTTGAGAAGATTAATTTTTATGCTTATATTTTAA